The Melanotaenia boesemani isolate fMelBoe1 chromosome 11, fMelBoe1.pri, whole genome shotgun sequence genome includes the window ACCAGAGGAGCTACTGCATAACAAACCATCATTGCTGGACAGGTTGCCATTCAAGTAGTTAATTCAATTGGTTAAAAATGCAGAGTGTAacctttaaaatttaataaactgaatgacCCATTTTCTCATCAGGCATTTCTGAAGTTGATataattaaaggaaaatcatCAAGTGTTGTTTTGAACATTCACCACAGCTTTGTTCTCATCATCCTGGCAATAATATGGTTAAAATATGTAGAAATATTCATGACAACAGTACTTTACAATCTGCCttattaaatcaaaatgatACCCTCTGTAAACATACTGTGCAAGACACAAGGTACACTTAGCTGAAACTGATTACACTGTTGGCTTGAATATGCTGAGAAACTAGCAGACCTTGACACTCTTCTCAACAACAAGTCGTTTCAAATGACATTTCCAAGTGTATAAATCCTtccaaaaaaaaagtctatgaCACAGAATCAGAGTTGATATTTTGAAATATGATGTGTCTGCAGGAAGATGCCTTTTTTACTGGACTGATTCCACGATCTTCTGCTCTAATCTGGCTTGTTTTGAATTGCTTGGGGGACTAAATGACTGGACTCTTGCACTCAGTAGATTGTGGAAGATCTGTATGCAGCCACAACAGTTTAGTTATCACAGAAATAAagaatcctaaaaaaaaaaagttacgacatgtccacacagactttttgtttcttttacaagtTAAATGAGTGAAATATCAAATTATCTCCAAAATGCCTAAAGTTCAGATGAGACACACTTTTACCAGGTCTGCAAGAGTTTCCTGGTACTCTGAAAATTAAGTTAAGACAGTGATAACGATGCACAGCCTGTCACACGTCCCTGCTCAAAACATCACCAAAGATCTGCAAACACATAAAAGGCAATCAATGTAAAGAGATAAGTGAAACTAGAAGGCCTTTTTACAGGAATAATGGGCAAAGTGTGTCACCTACGGGAGAGATATTGTCAAGAACCAGCAAAAAGTTCTATTTAggacattttttcttcttttcaaattaagaatataaaagattcaaataaaaaataactacatagaaatttaaacagattaaacatCTTACGTTAATGTATTTTGAATCATTGGTGAGTAAAGTGAGTAAAAAACCTTTAAGGTCATAACTATGATTGTTAGTCTTGGTCACAAAATTTACTGTGGCTGAAGAATTCAAAGCAAGCCTCATCTCCTTTTTCACACATCCTGCCAGATTGTTagtctgcaaccacaaggtttTCACATATGTATCATGTTATAGAGTCTGTTCTCAGTACTTCATCGGTCAGCAAAAACATTCTGTTGCATGCTTTTTGTAAACTTCAAACTTCTCTGGAAGTTGGTTAATGTGAGAAACAACTGTGCAAAGTGCAACATCACAGGGTGAGAGGAAGTGGGTGTAGAAAAAAGGCGCCTCCCAGCACAATGTGATAACAGCAGCTACAGGAATGAGCTGCCTATCAGAAACATCATATGTAACTGAAGTATGTGATGGTAGATGTTACCCTCTAAACACACCAAATATGGGAGTCAGTGGTCTCACACttggttttaaatgttctttactGGAACAAAAGCctaaggactttttttttccagtcagcaCTTGTAAACATGACAACCACAACCACTTTGTTACACCGGCCTACAGCTTAACAGTCCCCACACACGTGTTTGTTCTGGTGGGAGATGACTATACCATCACTGAACAGGAAGCCGCAGCAGGACTGATGAACAGCAGGAGAGTGACTCACCAGATTTAAAGCAAAGACACATGACACCAATTTGCCATTAAAGCACCTTAAAGGCAAGCTCACTTGCTCGTGTCACGACGGGGTGTCTGCCGCTCATCAGGCTACAGCTTTAACGAAGCTGCAGCCTTATTCAATCAAATTTTAACATGAAGAGCCGTAACTATCAAACGTTTTAGTGTTTAGTTTGTCGAGGTGTTTTAgtagtctttattttaataatctttACAATGCAGAAAAGACACTAATAGTTATATATTTAATCACAAACTGGACTTTGGCATAAGGAAGCTGTGCTCAAAGTTCCTCTGTCACAACAAATAACATGTCACAAGCTACCTactgttcatttcttttatatagagaaatcaaattaatttaactttagtTGGCTTCATATTTTTAACACAGTCATCCACACCCCCAAGGAGGCTTGTGCCCCAGTTTGAGAAGCACTGCCACAGTGAAGTAAATCATCTTAACAAAAGAATGTGAGAATATGTGTGCAGGAGTGGATTTAAGATGTCAACCGGCTTTAGTTTAAGtttacaaaatagaaaaaaagagaaaaattaccAGATGATGTTAAATTTGTCCATTACACTAAACCACGTTGTGCTTATAAGACAAAGTACCAACTGTGTCTACTACTGACAGTAAGCACAGGTTAGTCAGGATTTAACTCTCATATAAAACCACTGGGCTGCAACAGATACACAGAGATATATAgagtcttttttaaaaatactgattcaggatatttgtttaaaaactaaCTGTAATTCATtttagagaagaaaaataactgtcattaaaaaaattaaacatctaAAAATCTTCCAGAGATGGGCAGTTGTAGTGCGCCACCTTGTGGCCATTGACAGAGCATTTCCTCTCAAAACCTACCCACCCTCACTAATAATCATTATTAGGGTTAAACAGATTGGACATCTATAAATCACCAGAAATAATGATCGGCTTCCTAAAAAAATGATTCTCTGTTTGCAACTCTTTCTGAAGCTTTCCAATTTTCTTTGATGAGAAAAATGAAGTTGCTTTTTTAACTTTGCAGATCCTCAAAGGAATTCATGGCATTTGGAGCAAAGCTGCACAGACAAAGAGGACCTATACTTTGACCACTCTTTCCAGCTGGACCTGGTCCAGCTCTAGTCACTAAAGCTTACAGAGCTGTACTTGTATTACTGAACAGCCCCTTTCAGCATTGTGCAGCACATGTAGATTTACCaacttcttttatttctgaatGTATTTGTAGTGTTTGCAAATAGAGACTGCAAACAGAGTTAGTCCAGATATAGAGCTAGTCAAGAGAAGTGGCGCCTGGAGAAATAGGTGTACGCCtattttctggcttttttttaagcagCCTTTCCAGCAAAGGATAAACTCCCTGTTATATAAACAGTGATGTTTATGTATTCTTCCATATTTAGTTGACCCTAAAATGGGTCAGTAATTTCAACACATTGTAATGCTTCTGCTAGCAAGtgagcaacagaaaaaaagagcttgCAAAACAATACTGAATGGGATGTAAATTAGAGCATTTAAAGTGGTTGTACTCTACGAtaactagaaaaaaaactgtgtaaaaaaaacaaaccaaaactcaCATTTAAAGAGCACTACACAACTGGTAAAAAGAGATCTCAAACAGAAGAAATTTGACTGAGCCCATGATCATAAGATTTTATTTCCAGactatcatttaaataaatactcaGATGCTTTAGAATAGACTAAAGTCCTTTCCAGCAAATATAGCCCTTCAACATGATCTTTTACCTGGAATATACTTTGCTTTTGACGTTAAACATGGTAATTACAGCAGCAATAACACCTTAGCACCATAAAAGGCTCTCCGAAAAGCGCCTGGGCACCTTCAAATGTATGTCAGTGTCTACCCTGTGCTGCCAGTCCCCCTGGACCGTCCACATAGCCAACATAGTTTCTCTCATCCAGACAGCAAGCCATTCATGGCAACATGCAACACTGACCCCATGAAAACTCTTCTGACAGTCGCCAGACttgctggtttaaaaaaaaaagtgcccaGAGTTTAAATATAGAGCTGCAGTGCAGACTCACCCTGAGGACTCTGTTGGTGGTAATAACAGGAGGCTCGTCGTTGACAGCTGTAACCTCGATGTACACCGTCTGGGCTGCACTCTGCTTCCTCAGGCCTGTATCATTCGCCACCACTGTGAAATTGTCAGCCAGGGTTTCGCTGCTGTCATGGACGTAGTAAATGAATTCGTGCTCCACCTGGTTAAAGATCACAGAAGAGATCATGAAAGCTGGAACTGCAGAAGGGCTTTAATATGAGGGACATTTCACACGATGCATATGCTGACAAAAACAAGATACATACGGGATAAAATAAAGCAATGTTAAGATATTCCAGCTGGCACGAAGTGAGATGTAAGTCAGGTCAAGCAAAGCTAATGCTCACTGTTTAATGTGAtaatttaattaagaaaaagtgTAAGGTCAGAAAGACTGTAATCATGTCTGTGAATTAGGATAAAATTTAATGTGAAAGATATTACTAATTAGTGCAATAATAATCAATCAAATTCCCTGATGGATCCTCTAAACCCTCTATATATAACTACAACTAtatcaacattaaaaacatgaataatccAAAGTATTATTCAATTCATGCATCTATTTACTCCTGGTTTAGAGTGTCTGTCCTAATGTCTCACCTGCCTCCTGGTGAAAGTGGTTATAGCCACACCAGGATGTCTGGAGTGCTCAATGTGACCGTGCTGTGGGGGTTCAGTCAAACTATAAAAGAAGTTGATCCCAGAAAAGTGACGGTTGGTGACTTTGAGCACATCCTGTGTCAGTGCCTTGGAAGCACCCTCGTCGAGAGTGAAATTAGAGACCTGAAGAGGGATGAGCAGTGGGATGATGTCAACAGACATCCTAATGCTGCTAACATCAGTGATCCCATTGGTGGCATCAAGGACGAAGGTGTCGTTGATCTTGTTCGGCTCAACCTGCACATACTGGATGTTCCCCCTGTTTATGTCGTCTTGGGTAAATATCCTGACAGGGGACAGCTTGGTTCCGATGTAGCGCTCCTCTGCTTCAACAAATTGCCGGAGAAAGCCATGAGATGGGGGAACCTTGACTGTAAACACAATCTCAGATGGCAGGTTGTCCTCATGGGTGACCTGCCACGAAGCAGAAAATATTCAGTGGTCAAATTTGAAATGTCAGATGtgtccttaagttttatttaatctttaagaTCTCATTGTGACTttgacattattttaaaaacaaaaacaaaacatcactaCACACTTTGATGACTCTGTAACAATTTTCTTGATTTCTaagcaaaatattaaattcattcattcatattatGCATGAGCTCCACTTTCTCAAAGCACTCACCTCTAGTTTAGTTTCATCAATTTTCACTGGCTTTCCCTCTTCCACTAATAAAATGTCTTGGAGCTGCACGATAGGTGGCCTCTGATGACTTTCCAGATAAACCTTGACATTCACTCTCTCTGTAAGCTGAAGACCTTTAGTTTTCACTGTTATGTTGAAACAGTCTGCCAGATGTTTGCTGTCATTGTGTCTGTAGGAGATCAGTCCATCCTTTAAGTCAGACAGTGTGAATGACTCcacctttgttttattatgataaaGACTTCCATACTTGGGAGCCTCATCCAACTTGAAAATGACCTCCTGGTTATCTCTGATATCCAAATTTGAATTGACACTGAAATTGCTGGAATAAAAGGTCACTGATTGTCCCTTCTGAACCAACAGGCCAGTGTTATTGCCAACTGTCAAAAAAGGCTCACGTGCGCTGATGTCTAAAAGGCTCGATACAAAATGTTTCCCGTCTGAGACAAAGAGCACAAACCTGCCGGTGCTAGCGCCTTTGTGAATGAACAACACTCGCTTTTCCTCCAAATCCTTCTGTCGAAACTGGAACAGACGATGACTGGTGTCATTAACCAGTACGAGGTCTCCAATCGGGATTCCTCTTCGAGTGTACAGGAGCTGTCCATCGTCAAAGTCAGAGTCAACATCGTGATAACGCAAATCTTCTATAGTGAGTAACTTCTGCCCATCTTTTGCCACGTGAAAAACTTGATCAATGATTCGGATTGGCTTTTGGTCATTCAGTAGCTGAATAGTTATGTTAAAAGTTCCTTCTTTGGAGCCAATTTCATCTTCTTCAATGATAGACTTAAACCCCTGGCTAGTGGAGGCTATGAAAGTAAAATAATCTTGAGTTGTTTCGCTGTCATCGTGGATGTACATCAAGCGTTCCTCTAGTATATCTTGATTAGTAAAGGTTAAGATATTGTCATAGCTAGCATTGGAGTTAGACTGACTAATCCGGGCTAGCTTTCCATGTTTGGGGCTGCTTATGACCGTGTAAAAAATCTCCTTTGTACTCAGAGTCTCTGCAAACAGCTCATCTTTTGTGATAAGTTTACTTTCTCCCTCCTGAAGGGAAAGCCCTTCATTCTTCATAAAAACGCTGTTGACATCAGCTTTGATAGAAAATTGGAAATCATAATTTTCAGACTGAGAGTGTTTGGAAACCAGCTGAAATTTGAACCTGTCAGTTGTGTCTTCATAAGGTCTGTCGACTAGCTCGTAATGTACTTTTCGACCTGTCAGATCTCTCTGGCTAAAGGTTGAGTTCTTCGTCAAGACTGTGTTGTCGAGCAGGAGCTTCCCTTTCTTTGGTATGGTGAGAACATGAAAATAGAGGTCGTCGTTTGAGAGGGCCACACCTTCAGCTATGGCAAGCAGATACTCTGAGCTCAAAGTCACTTTTCTGACTTTATCCAGGTTGATCATGGCATTCCTCATCAGATGGTACGTCACCCACTTCACTGTTATTGGGAAAATTATGTCAGTGGTTGCCCTTGCAGCCACTGTAACTTTACACTTAAAGTAATCTGTGACATTTGAAGTCTGGacatcttgaaaggtgctaacATACCTGAGGCGTTCTTTTTCAAGAAGCCTTTGTGAAAATGAGTCAGTGTGCCTCCATTCACCACTTGAGTGAAGCCTTTGGAGCTCTCCAAACTCTGGGGGCTCAGTTACATCATACCGAACGTCTACAACTTGTTTCAAGGCATTAGTTTGCACAGCCAACTGCTTTGAACCAATTATAGCTGTTTCTCCTTGAGTGATCTGTAGTCCAGTATTGTTGGCCATTTTATACTCCAGTGCAACAGCCATAACCCTTAAAACAACAGTGTTGCTGACCTTTTCCCCATCACTAACTCTGAGAACTATCCTTGAATTTCTCACCCCTGTGTGAACATAGTACACCCTCATTTCGTCCAAATCAACATATGAGAATGTGACCACGGCCTTGCCAGGATTGCTCTCTATTTCTAAATACCCTGCATCAGCATTCAGATTCCCAAGCACAGAGAACACAAGGCTGCTGTAGTTACTGTCTATGTCTGTGGCCTTCAGAACATCAGTAGAGAGGCATTTCTTAGAGTTCTCCAACAGAACAAAGAGATTTCCTTCAGGGAGACTCAGTTCAGGTGCATCATTGGTGGGTGTCACCGTTATATTGTAGCGGTACAACTTGTTGCCCTTTAGATAATCAGGAACTTGTTTCCTACTGcttgaaaaaactgaaaacaggaaGAAGTCATCTGGTTCCTCAGAGCCTCCGTGGACGTACATCACTCTCCCATGCCAAAGGTCAAGCATGCTGAAGGTGTTCTCTTCTTGGTCCTGATCCACATCAAGTCTTATCTGACCTCTAATTGGTTGATCTAGAATTCTGAACATTATCTGAGACTGGCGAATGCCAAGCTTCTTGAAGTCCAAGAAAACTTTGATGTGTTTGGCGTCAAGAGATGCTCGACCACCCTCCTGAACAACAAGGTCTTTAAGCTGCACAAAATTTGAGCCATACCTCCTGTCCAAGCCATTTGCAAGGGTAGATGTTTGAAGAGGTGGTGTTGGTGTAACCGAGTGAAAAGGGAATCCTGGAGGATTTGTTGGACTCACAATTGTTGATTGCTCTGGTGGTTTTTCTGGCTCACAACCAACTGAGATATCTTTGGTAACTAAAGCATTGGAGAGGCtcatcttaactttatttacctgaatgttttttaaacatcctTTGAAGGAACCTCCTCTGACAGACTTTCCTGACACAGAGACGAGCCCCACCTTTCTGACTTCTGATCTAGTTCCCTCATCGACCCCTCCTACAAAAATGTTGCCCTTAAGCTGAAGCCTCTTTGAAGGAGAGCTGATGCTGCTTTTTACTATATCTCCATCTACAGTCAGCTCAAGgcttttaaaactgaaatacaGTTTGACAGAATGCCATTTCCTGTCATTGATAAACGTGAGCGCACGCAGCTCGGTTTTGGTTCCACCTTTCCCAACAACAGCGACTGGAAAACCTTCCTGAATCACTAAAGCCACAAAATCCCCCTCTCTGGCTGAATTGTAGAGGATAATTCCTTCTTTAGCTGAAGTGTGTACAACACACTCAAATATAGCCGCTTGCTGGACATTCCACCGTGGAAGAGAAATGTAAGCCCTGGAGCTAAAGAAGCTGATAGGATCTTCCTCAGTGGCAAAAAACTCAGGGCTGCAGCCTAAAGACACTTCATGAACATATTTTAGTCGAGAATACGGCCTCAGTGACGACAGCAGGTCATGTTGATTGAAGATGACCTCATCCATGCAGCCTCGGAAACCGATGAGGTCTCTAGGCAGGTAAAGTCTGTCTAAGCCCCCTGAGCCTCCAACATACAGACCATCTACAATGTTAAGTTGGTGATGGAGACCTGGCATCTTCACACTCGTGTGTGAGTTTTTGTCAACAGTCAGAGTGAGATTGTGCTGCACATGTTGGATCTCCACAGAGTGCCAGGCTAGATCGTTGAGCTGGATGCCTTGCTCTGACTGTAACATCTGCTCCCCAGATCCGAGGTCCATTTTAACCTGAGAGAAGCAATAAAAGAAGtgcattataaaaatgtatgcTCTTACAAAAAGATAAGGCAAATGCACATAGGACACAAGGATTAATTGGcgtttaaatttagttttaaatttcaatagtttcttttccttttcttttgtcagCAGTGAGTTTTTGTGTCTGTGCATTGAATGGAACATTAGAAAATGCtgataaaaactgtaaaatacaataaaaaacaaaagtaagttTTAAAAATGCCTTTATGTTTGATTGAGGAGGGTTTTGGCAGTTTTATTAAAGGGCTAATTTGCACAAGGAGCTGGAAACACCTTTTACAAGCAACTTCTGACATTGTAAAACCTTTTATTGTCAGGCCTCATCACATGGACAATCAGGTTCTTCAGCTTTTAGTGAAACAACAGTCACAACAATCTGAAATGACCTGATAAATCAAtttatctcttctttttctctaatATATGGCCTGTGAAACACATTTCGTTAGCCTGCTTCCTTGATATTTTGCTATTTTTTGGTGATGTGTGTTACATTTTACTGCCATCCTTTATGCTGCTGCATGCTGGGGTAGCAGACTGGGGGGTAGCCGATCCCAACAGGTGCTGTAAACTGATCACTGAGGTTGGCAGCGTTGTGGGTTGGAATTGGGCTCAGAGAGGATGATGTTGTGCAAGACAAGATCTCATACCCACTCCACGATGTGCTGGTCAGTCACAGGAGGGTGCATCACCAAATACCGAATGGCAATCAAACTCTATAGCTCCATCATCGATtactaatatttaataaattatacaaatgtATATGTTGTCTATATCTGATCCAAACAACTCTTTTGCCACTTAgaatattgttatttattgtttattttactgtaattactTCTTATAATATCCAATGGTCCACTGTGACAGAAGAATAgcccctttgggattaataatgTATCTCTGAATCTGAATTTTAATGTATTACTTCAATTATACCATCTTCTAATGACACTATGCAGCTTAGTTGTAGTGCTgcagttttattaaagcagTTAATGGAAACATGTCTACTTCAGCAGCATTAAagaattttacttaaaatgttttaaattcaaTTTTATGTAAGCAGTACTATCATCATGCTGAACTTGCAgctatttttttccctcttagCTTCCCTCTAATTTTCTGAGGCCCTTGTAGCATCCTCTGGCGGCCCCCCAGGGGGCCATGGCCCCCAGTTTGAAAACAACTGTCTTCATTAACTAGATTTAAACAAGTGTCGAATTCAACTCCAGCAACACACTCAAAAATAGTTGGAACTGAGGCATGTTAATCATTGTGAcaaataacatttacatttaattacatgttttaatagttttggAACAGCATTTTTAGAAATTGTCTTAGAAAAAGAATCTGTGTCCAGTCTTGCTGAATACAAGATTTTAGTGATTCAGTAGTCTGTGGTTGCTGTCTGATTCTTTTCATTGCTTCATACTTTTCAATAGCAGACAGATCAGGACTGCTGGCAGGTCAGTCAAGCACAAACAAACTGTGTCTGAGAAGCCCCGCTGTCGGAAGTCATGCAGAATGATGTCTGGCAATGTCCTGCTAAAATAACCATGGACCTCCTGGGAAAAGATGCCACAGTGGTAGCAAATGTCCACCTACACACCACCTACACTCTCCATTGATTGTAATTTCACACATTTGTAAGTCATCCATGCCATGGACACCCATGCATCCACATGCCATCACAGAAGCTGGCTTTTGAATCTTTGATCTGGATGACCTTTTTTCATCTTTAGCAGACCAAGACATCAGTTTGATGAGCTAGTAGCCAGAAAGCTCAGAGTATGTTTAGAGCTTTCTTGATGTAAAAGGCTATCAGGGTCATTTCTTACAGGCTGAGTTGAGTGGAAATGATATTTCAGCATACTCCTGATCTCATGTGGCTGTATGGTTTCTCAGGCAATTCCCAAAAGCCCTAAGGACCAtaattttttgtagttttacatTGGAAATTCAACTTGAAGTGTTTATATAACTTTTGACATTATGACTTGTATGAATTTGAAAAATCTTAAGTACTGTGACAcctggaaaaagaaacacaagattTAGACTCTTTATGATGTCACCTGTTGTCACAGCAGTGAGCTTTGTCTATGATTTGAGCAGGAAGAGCACTATTATCTATTTGCCCTCAGCTATGTCCACAGAGCATAGCGTCACCATCTCAAACTAATGCTGCACTTAGATGACATGCTTGTCAAGGCTTGCTGCAGAGCTAAACATGCATGGGTTTCCAGGGAACAGTACTCATGTCTGACTCACACACAGAGACCCCAAGCTTTATAAATGGTGAGCAGAGCCAGTTTAAAGAATAAAGTAGCACAGTTGACTCCTTGTGCTCACCGAAGTGCAAAAATTCTACACATTTGTCAGTGTGATTCATTCCCAGAAGTGAAAATCTAACATAAATATAAGCTTAGTCACAAGGATTTGTCAAGTTTAAAGCACAATTTCCGTTTCCTatgaggttgtttttttttttttgtatgctgATGCAGCTTGGCAGGGCTGCTTTCACGAAGCAGCCTTTAAAGAGCTTTTAAAAGATTgacaatattttctaaatatcaTAATGTCATAATACTTTTACTCTTAAATACTGTATGTCAAGTAAGGTTTGTTGGTActcatgaataaaatgtaatCCTATAAGATTACCAAAAGCAATACAATATATCATTATCtgatgtattatatatatatatatatatatatatatatgtatatactcAACAGCCACTTTATAAGGTACGCCATGCTAATACTGGGTTTGATCTTCTTTTTTCATCCAGAAGTGCCTCCTtaattcaacaaggtgttggaaacattcctaaGAGACTTTGTTctcaccaaattctgaccctaccatcttaATGTtcacccatccattttctttaccCACTTAGTCCATTTTAGGGTTGctggctggagcctatcctagcAATTACCAGGCAaaaggcagggtacatcctCAACAAGTCGCCGGTCTAATGCGGAGCctccacagagagacaaacaacactTACACTCACTTCTAAGGAGGATTTTAGactgaccaattaacctaacacgTATGTCTTTgtgctgtgggaggaagccggagtgctgtgaggcagcagtgctaaccaccacaccgctGTGCAGCTCCGTGCAACCACCTGAATGCTGCAACTGATATGGAGACTCATTAGACCACCCAATGTTTTTCCAATCTTTTGTCCAGTTCGGGAGAGTCAGTGTGAAtcgtagcctcagtttcctgttcttagctgacaggggtggcacccggtgtggtctcctgctgctgtaacccatctgctttaaggttTGAAGAATCATGCATTCAGAGATGGCATTCTGCATACAGTAGCTTGTTTGATACAAGTGGTTATTTGAGATGTCTttctgcagttttaaatcagtctGCCCATTTTCCTCTGATATTAAGAGGGCAGTTTTGTCCAGAAAACTTGCTCACTTTATATTTTCACTCTTTTTCAAACTATTCTTTGTAAACCCAAGAGaaggttgtgtgtaaaaattcctgtagatcagcagtttctgaaatactcagaccataccctctggcaccaacaaccatgccatgttcagaGTAACTTAAATCCCATTTCCTTCCCatttgatgctcagtttgaactttattAAGTCATTTTGACCATGTCTTTATACCTAAATGCATCAacctgctgccatgtgattggctgatcagcTATTTTGTGTTACTAATAAGGTGGCCAGCGAGTGTGTGTTGTAATGAGATCTAATATGAATCAACTCATCAGAGTGAATAATCCCTCAATGATACTTAAAtgcataacataaaaaaatgactaTGATCCCTTGGTGTTCACTGCAAAAACATGTACTTAGCATTGAGTTAACACATATCATGCATGTCTCCTGGTGTTGAGAGACTGACTATGTCAGTCACAGCTCATAGTGGTCAGTGCATGTGTCTGCAGTGCATGTAGTCAAGCACAAAGATGTGTGTTCTGTATGTGTTTATGAATGCATGAATGTGTGCTCTCGCATATGCATGAACACATATGCTCTGTGCTGCGGCCATGGATGTACCCACCTGCAGGCAACCAGCATGAAGCTCTAGTAGGAAGTAGTTGGCCTGGCCAGCAGCGAGAAACAGCAGCCCGTTGGAGCTAGAGGTTCGGAAGCGAATGCGGAGCACATTATGGTCGGACGAATCTGTTGCCTTGAGCTGTACGAAGCCATCACCATAGAAGGAAGCTGGAAGAGAGACATTAAACGAGAGGTTTTAAgtagcacaaaataaatacattgagTGAAAGTGTTTTCAGATGTGATGTTCATTATCTTTTTGCAAGCAACTAAGAGAAAGCCATGCTTAGAAAAAGTACAGTAACAGAGACCACAGCAAACCAAGAGCAAGTCAAGTCAAGCATTGTGG containing:
- the cspg4ba gene encoding chondroitin sulfate proteoglycan 4; translated protein: MESVVNNTEKKLRLRALLWWSLLVELASGASFYGDGFVQLKATDSSDHNVLRIRFRTSSSNGLLFLAAGQANYFLLELHAGCLQVKMDLGSGEQMLQSEQGIQLNDLAWHSVEIQHVQHNLTLTVDKNSHTSVKMPGLHHQLNIVDGLYVGGSGGLDRLYLPRDLIGFRGCMDEVIFNQHDLLSSLRPYSRLKYVHEVSLGCSPEFFATEEDPISFFSSRAYISLPRWNVQQAAIFECVVHTSAKEGIILYNSAREGDFVALVIQEGFPVAVVGKGGTKTELRALTFINDRKWHSVKLYFSFKSLELTVDGDIVKSSISSPSKRLQLKGNIFVGGVDEGTRSEVRKVGLVSVSGKSVRGGSFKGCLKNIQVNKVKMSLSNALVTKDISVGCEPEKPPEQSTIVSPTNPPGFPFHSVTPTPPLQTSTLANGLDRRYGSNFVQLKDLVVQEGGRASLDAKHIKVFLDFKKLGIRQSQIMFRILDQPIRGQIRLDVDQDQEENTFSMLDLWHGRVMYVHGGSEEPDDFFLFSVFSSSRKQVPDYLKGNKLYRYNITVTPTNDAPELSLPEGNLFVLLENSKKCLSTDVLKATDIDSNYSSLVFSVLGNLNADAGYLEIESNPGKAVVTFSYVDLDEMRVYYVHTGVRNSRIVLRVSDGEKVSNTVVLRVMAVALEYKMANNTGLQITQGETAIIGSKQLAVQTNALKQVVDVRYDVTEPPEFGELQRLHSSGEWRHTDSFSQRLLEKERLRYVSTFQDVQTSNVTDYFKCKVTVAARATTDIIFPITVKWVTYHLMRNAMINLDKVRKVTLSSEYLLAIAEGVALSNDDLYFHVLTIPKKGKLLLDNTVLTKNSTFSQRDLTGRKVHYELVDRPYEDTTDRFKFQLVSKHSQSENYDFQFSIKADVNSVFMKNEGLSLQEGESKLITKDELFAETLSTKEIFYTVISSPKHGKLARISQSNSNASYDNILTFTNQDILEERLMYIHDDSETTQDYFTFIASTSQGFKSIIEEDEIGSKEGTFNITIQLLNDQKPIRIIDQVFHVAKDGQKLLTIEDLRYHDVDSDFDDGQLLYTRRGIPIGDLVLVNDTSHRLFQFRQKDLEEKRVLFIHKGASTGRFVLFVSDGKHFVSSLLDISAREPFLTVGNNTGLLVQKGQSVTFYSSNFSVNSNLDIRDNQEVIFKLDEAPKYGSLYHNKTKVESFTLSDLKDGLISYRHNDSKHLADCFNITVKTKGLQLTERVNVKVYLESHQRPPIVQLQDILLVEEGKPVKIDETKLEVTHEDNLPSEIVFTVKVPPSHGFLRQFVEAEERYIGTKLSPVRIFTQDDINRGNIQYVQVEPNKINDTFVLDATNGITDVSSIRMSVDIIPLLIPLQVSNFTLDEGASKALTQDVLKVTNRHFSGINFFYSLTEPPQHGHIEHSRHPGVAITTFTRRQVEHEFIYYVHDSSETLADNFTVVANDTGLRKQSAAQTVYIEVTAVNDEPPVITTNRVLRVWVSSVTEIRQEDLRAQDLDSPPDELHFMVTPPSNGHLALKSAPMKAVLNFTQSHIDQGQLLFVHKGAMSGGFNFQVNDGVNFTPRQIFSITAKALVLSLEKNRPLKVFPGSSTPITNEDLQAVTNDIRNASNRIITFSLIRHPKLGRLVARQADNSTVDISTFTQDMVDRKEVLYIQTATESVGWEAMDSMTFSVASPPASMDSQIFKLDISYENTGPEHNTVLLANTGAEVTEGGSVVIDESKLDASNLMSKLPTPQQGSYEVWFQVTNLPEHGVIVVGERNLTKEKPNFSQFIVNKYGITYKHDNSETTHDSFVFSAWLNLKGRTAQRPQDGKDVVEEHFNIAIIPVNDQPPLLKTKAPSLKVVQGDRTALGPENLKVEDLDNPPEDITFTVISKPNNGYLALEGSLNESIVAFTQAQINNRSVYFIHDGSSVSGVFYFSVTDGHHKPVYKLFNLEVTEISISMVNYSGLSLQQGQISVLLTQDNLAAETNGKNITIHYQVTKPPTFGKLLKNNQEVTQFKQEDLQAGSLSYHMTSLSSSEDSFEFTAFTSEANLSGQVFNITVRPLIQIGKGLRIPNGITVKLNTGFFDVSELANLSDSDPVFKIISHPKYGKVVQTKPKMSRQVVPVESFTHQEVMQEKVALQLNANMTGVEELNDSLVFVLKADNVQPAKVEVRFTVVPYDPSLFPTTTSPVPTTSPAPQTPVKNSRSGTSSPVQSTSFLSTDQPSKNQQKFKGRNRWGNSNRTSVSSTTLAKPSQTEEFPFRDTPVRVESYPQKTSNPLLVILPLLALLLLVIIFVVLVVFLRHHRQRKQRAAAQQEPPSASPSNSQSYNGQALRTTTVPTVTVTPLNPTCSGSPVLDRSLTSNQGSPYNTIDSHVLISSWSNDSPAASSQIIRTTTPTLQKNQYWV